A section of the Prionailurus bengalensis isolate Pbe53 chromosome C2, Fcat_Pben_1.1_paternal_pri, whole genome shotgun sequence genome encodes:
- the EIF4G1 gene encoding eukaryotic translation initiation factor 4 gamma 1 isoform X4 has protein sequence MNKAPQPTGPPPAPSPGLPQPAFPPGQTAPVVFSTPQATQMNTPSQPRQHFYPSRAQPPSSAASRVQSAAPARPGPAAHVYPAGSQVMMIPSQISYSASQGAYYIPGQGRSTYVVPTQQYPVQPGAPSFYPGASPTEFGTYAGAYYPAQGVQQFPTGVAPAPVLMNQPPQIAPKRERKTIRIRDPNQGGKDITEEIMSGARTASTPTPPQTGGGLEPQANGETPQVAVVVRPDDRSQGAVIGSRPGLPGPEHSPSESQPSSPCPTPSPPPILEPGSEPNLAVLSIPGDTVTTGMIQMSVEESTPMPRETREPYCLSPEPTPLAEPILEVEVTLSKPIPESEFSSSPLQVPTPLTSHKVEILPEPNGMVSSEDLEPEVESSPEIAPLPPPACPSESPVPIAPTAQPEELLNGAPSPPAVDLSPVSEPQEQAKEVTASVAPPAVLSATPAMAPPAASPAQEEEMEEEEEDEEEGETGDAEGEKGGEELLPQESTPVAAHLPQNLEAAAATQVAVSVPKRRRKIKELNKKEAVGDLLDAFKEVSPGVPEVENQPPVGTSPGLEPEGSSVPPRPEEADETWDSKEDKIHNAENIQPGEQKYEYKSDQWKPLNLEEKKRYDREFLLGFQFIFASMQKPEGLPHISDVVLDKANKTPLRPLDPARLQGINCGPDFTPSFANLGRPALSNRGPPRGGPGGELPRGPAGLGPRRSQQGPRKEPRKIIATVLMTEDIKLNKAEKAWKPSSKRTAADKDRGEEDADGSKTQDLFRRVRSILNKLTPQMFQQLMKQVTQLAIDTEERLKGVIDLIFEKAISEPNFSVAYANMCRCLMALKVPTTEKPTVTVNFRKLLLNRCQKEFEKDKDDDEVFEKKQKEMDEAATAEERGRLKEELEEARDIARRRSLGNIKFIGELFKLKMLTEAIMHDCVVKLLKNHDEESLECLCRLLTTIGKDLDFEKAKPRMDQYFNQMEKIIKEKKTSSRIRFMLQDVLDLRRSNWVPRRGDQGPKTIDQIHKEAEMEEHWEHVKVQQLMAKGSDKRRGGPPGPPISRGLPLVDDGGWNTVPISKGSRPIDTSRLTKITKPGSIDSNNQLFAPGGRLSWGKGSSGGSGAKPSDAASEAARPATSTLNRFSALQQAVPTENTDSRRVVQRSSLSRERGEKAGDRGDRLERSERGSERGDRLDRSRTPATKRSFSKEVEERSRERPSQPEGLRKAASLTEDRDRGRDAVKREATLPPVSPPKAALSEEELEKKSKAIIEEYLHLNDMKEAVQCVQELASPSLLFIFVRHGIESTLERSTIAREHMGRLLHQLLFAGHLSTAQYYQGLYEILELAEDMEIDIPHVWLYLAELITPILQEGGVPMGELFREITKPLRPMGKAASLLLEILGLLCKSMGPKKVGMLWREAGLSWKEFLPEGQDVSAFVAEQKVEYTLGEESEAPGQRMLSSEELSKQLEKLLKEGSSNQRVFDWIEANLSEQQVASNTLVRALMTAVCYSAIIFETPLRVDVAVLKARAKLLQKYLCDEQKELQALYALQALVVTLEQPANLLRMFFDALYDEDVVKEDAFYSWESSKDPAEQQGKGVALKSVTAFFKWLREAEEEESDHN, from the exons cTGGCGCCTACTACCCAGCCCAGGGTGTGCAGCAGTTTCCCACTGGTGTGGCCCCCGCCCCAGTTTTGATGAACCAGCCACCCCAGATTGCTCCCAAGAGGGAGCGGAAGACC ATCCGAATTCGAGATCCAAACCAAGGAGGGAAGGATATCACAGAGGAGATCATGTCTGGGGCCCGTACCGCCtccacacccacccctccccag ACGGGAGGCGGTCTGGAGCCTCAAGCTAATGGGGAGACACCCCAGGTTGCTGTTGTTGTCCGGCCAG ATGACCGGTCCCAGGGAGCAGTCATTGGGAGCCGGCCGGGGCTGCCTGGCCCAGAGCACAGCCCTTCAGAATCCCAGCCTTCGTCACCTTGTCCGACCCCATCACCACCCCCAATCTTGGAACCGGGGTCTGAGCCTAATCTTGCAGTCCTCTCCATTCCTGGGGACACTGTGACAACGGGGATGATCCAGATGTCTGTAGAAGAATCCACCCCCATGCCCCGTGAAACTAGGGAGCCATATTGCCTCTCTCCAGAACCCACTCCCCTCGCCGAACCCATACTGGAAGTAGAAGTGACACTTAGCAAACCAATTCCAGAATCTGAGTTCTCTTCCAGTCCTCTCCAGGTTCCCACCCCCCTTACATCTCACAAAGTGGAAATTCTGCCTGAACCTAACGGCATGGTCTCATCTGAGGATCTGGAACCAGAGGTTGAGTCGAGCCCGGAGATTGCTCCTCTCCCTCCGCCAGCTTGTCCTTCTGAATCCCCCGTGCCCATTGCTCCAACTGCCCAACCTGAGGAACTGCTCAACGGAGCCCCCTCGCCACCAGCTGTGGACTTAAGCCCAGTCAGTGAGCCACAGGAGCAGGCCAAGGAGGTTACAGCATCAGTGGCTCCCCCCGCCGTCCTCTCTGCCACTCCAGCTATGGCTCCTCCAGCTGCTTCCCCCGcccaggaggaggaaatggaggaagaggaagaagatgaagaagaaggagaaacagGAGATGCTGAGggtgagaaaggaggagaggaactTCTTCCCCAAGAGAGCACCCCTGTTGCAGCCCACCTGCCTCAGAATTTGGAGGCAGCAGCAGCCACCCAAG TGGCAGTGTCTGTGCCAAAGAGGAGACGGAAAATTAAGGAGCTCAATAAGAAGGAGGCTGTAGGAGACCTTCTAGATGCCTTCAAGGAG GTGAGCCCAGGAGTACCAGAGGTGGAAAATCAGCCTCCTGTAGGCACCAGCCCTGGTCTGGAGCCTGAGGGCAGCAGTGTGCCCCCCCGGCCTGAGGAAGCAGATGAGACCTGGGACTCAAAGGAAGACAAAATTCACAATGCTGAGAACATCCAGCCAGGGGAGCAGAAGTATGAGTATAAGTCAG ATCAGTGGAAGCCTCTAAACCTTGAGGAGAAAAAGCGTTATGACCGTGAGTTCCTGCTTGGCTTTCAGTTCATCTTTGCCAGTATGCAGAAGCCAGAGGGATTGCCCCATATCAGCGATGTGGTGTTGGATAAG GCCAATAAAACACCACTACGGCCACTGGACCCCGCTAGACTTCAAGGCATAAATTGCGGCCCAGACTTCACTCCTTCCTTTGCCAACCTTGGCCGACCAGCCCTTAGCAACCGTGGGCCCCCAAGGGGTGGGCCAGGTGGGGAGCTGCCCCGAGGGCCG GCTGGTCTGGGACCCCGACGCTCTCAGCAGGGCCCCCGAAAGGAACCACGCAAGATCATTGCCACGGTGTTAATGACTGAAGATATAAAGTTGAACAAAGCAGAGAAAGCCTGGAAACCCAGCAGCAAGCGGACAGCTGCTGATAAGGATCGAGGGGAAGAGGATGCTGATGGCAGCAAAACCCAG GACCTGTTCCGCAGGGTGCGCTCCATACTGAATAAGCTGACACCCCAGATGTTCCAGCAGCTGATGAAGCAGGTGACACAGCTGGCCATCGACACTGAGGAACGCCTCAAAGGGGTCATTGACCTCATCTTCGAGAAGGCCATTTCAGAGCCCAACTTCTCTGTGGCCTATGCCAACATGTGCCGCTGCCTCATGGCG CTGAAAGTGCCCACTACAGAAAAGCCAACAGTGACTGTGAACTTCCGAAAACTGTTGTTGAATCGATGTCAGAAGGagtttgagaaagacaaagatgatgATGAGGTTTTTgagaagaagcaaaaagaaatggatgaagCTGCTACG GCAGAAGAACGAGGACGCCTGAAGGAAGAGTTGGAAGAGGCTCGAGACATAGCCCGGCGGCGCTCTTTAGGGAATATCAAGTTTATTGGGGAGTTGTTTAAGCTGAAGATGTTAACGGAGGCAATAATGCATGACTGTGTGGTTAAACTACTTAAGAACCATGATGAAGAGTCTCTTGAATGCCTTTGTCGTCTGCTCACTACCATTGGCAAAGATCTGGACTTTGAAAAAGCCAAG CCCCGGATGGATCAGTATTTCAACCAGATGGaaaaaatcattaaggaaaaGAAGACTTCATCCCGAATCCGCTTTATGCTGCAAGACGTGCTGGATCTGCGACGG AGCAATTGGGTGCCACGTCGTGGGGACCAGGGTCCCAAGACCATTGACCAGATCCACAAGGAGGCTGAGATGGAGGAGCACTGGGAACATGTAAAAGTGCAGCAGCTAATGGCCAAGGGCAGCGACAAGCGTCGGGGTGGCCCTCCAGGCCCACCTATTA GCCGAGGCCTCCCACTTGTGGATGATGGTGGCTGGAACACAGTCCCCATCAGCAAGGGCAGCCGCCCTATCGACACCTCACGGCTCACCAAGATCACGAAG cCCGGCTCCATTGATTCTAACAACCAGCTCTTTGCACCTGGTGGGCGATTGAGCTGGGGCAAGGGCAGCAGTGGAGGCTCAGGAGCCAAGCCCTCTGATGCAG CATCAGAAGCTGCTCGTCCAGCTACTAGTACCTTGAACCGCTTCTCAGCCCTTCAACAAGCAGTACCTACAGAAAATACAGATAGCAGACGTGTGGTACAGAG GAGTAGCTTGAGCCGGGAAAGAGGTGAGAAAGCCGGGGACCGGGGAGACCGCCTAGAGCGGAGTGAACGGGGAAGTGAGCGTGGAGACCGGCTCGATCGCTCTCGGACACCTGCCACCAAGCGGAGCTTCAGCAAGGAAGTGGAAGAACGGAGTAGAGAGCGGCCCTCCCAGCCTGAGGGACTGCGCAAGGCAGCTAGCCTCACGGAGGATCGGGACCGTGGGCGTGATGCTG tgaaGCGAGAAGCCACCCTGCCCCCGGTGAGCCCCCCAAAGGCTGCACTCTCTGAGGAAGAGCtggaaaagaaatccaaagccATTATCGAAGAATATCTCCATCTCAATGACATGAAG GAGGCAGTGCAGTGCGTACAGGAGCTGGCCTCACCCTCCCTGCTCTTCATCTTTGTGCGGCATGGCATCGAGTCAACACTGGAGCGCAGCACTATCGCTCGTGAGCATATGGGGCGGCTGCTGCACCAGCTGCTCTTTGCCGGGCACCTCTCCACTGCTCAGTACTACCAAGG TTTGTATGAAATCCTAGAATTGGCTGAAGACATGGAAATTGACATCCCCCATGTGTGGCTCTACCTAGCAGAACTCATAACGCCCATTCTGCAGGAGGGTGGAGTACCTATGGGGGAACTGTTCAG GGAGATTACAAAACCTCTGAGACCCATGGGCAAAGCTGCTTCTCTGTTGCTGGAGATCCTGGGGCTTCTATGTAAAAGCATG GGTCCCAAAAAGGTGGGGATGCTGTGGCGAGAAGCTGGACTCAGCTGGAAAGAATTTCTACCTGAAGGCCAGGACGTCAGTGCGTTTGTCGCTGAACAG AAGGTGGAGTATACCTTGGGCGAGGAGTCTGAAGCCCCCGGCCAGAGGATGCTCTCCTCTGAGGAGCTGAGCAAACAGTTGGAGAAGCTGCTGAAGGAGGGCAGCAGTAACCAACGGGTGTTTGACTGGATAGAG GCCAACCTGAGTGAGCAGCAGGTAGCATCCAACACACTAGTTCGGGCCCTCATGACAGCTGTCTGCTATTCTGCAATTATCT TTGAGACGCCCCTCCGAGTGGATGTCGCGGTGCTGAAAGCTCGAGCGAAACTGCTACAGAAATACTTATGTGATGAACAGAAGGAGTTGCAAGCGCTCTACGCCCTCCAGGCCCTTGTAGTGACCTTAGAACAGCCCGCCA ACCTGCTTCGGATGTTCTTTGATGCGCTGTATGACGAGGACGTGGTGAAAGAGGATGCCTTCTACAGCTGGGAGAGTAGCAAGGACCCCGCTGAGCAACAGGGCAAGGGCGTAGCCCTTAAATCTGTCACAGCCTTCTTCAAGTGGCTTCGTGAAGCGGAGGAGGAGGAGTCTGACCACAACTGA
- the EIF4G1 gene encoding eukaryotic translation initiation factor 4 gamma 1 isoform X5, whose product MNKAPQPTGPPPAPSPGLPQHFYPSRAQPPSSAASRVQSAAPARPGPAAHVYPAGSQVMMIPSQISYSASQGAYYIPGQGRSTYVVPTQQYPVQPGAPSFYPGASPTEFGTYAGAYYPAQGVQQFPTGVAPAPVLMNQPPQIAPKRERKTIRIRDPNQGGKDITEEIMSGARTASTPTPPQTGGGLEPQANGETPQVAVVVRPDDRSQGAVIGSRPGLPGPEHSPSESQPSSPCPTPSPPPILEPGSEPNLAVLSIPGDTVTTGMIQMSVEESTPMPRETREPYCLSPEPTPLAEPILEVEVTLSKPIPESEFSSSPLQVPTPLTSHKVEILPEPNGMVSSEDLEPEVESSPEIAPLPPPACPSESPVPIAPTAQPEELLNGAPSPPAVDLSPVSEPQEQAKEVTASVAPPAVLSATPAMAPPAASPAQEEEMEEEEEDEEEGETGDAEGEKGGEELLPQESTPVAAHLPQNLEAAAATQVAVSVPKRRRKIKELNKKEAVGDLLDAFKEVSPGVPEVENQPPVGTSPGLEPEGSSVPPRPEEADETWDSKEDKIHNAENIQPGEQKYEYKSDQWKPLNLEEKKRYDREFLLGFQFIFASMQKPEGLPHISDVVLDKANKTPLRPLDPARLQGINCGPDFTPSFANLGRPALSNRGPPRGGPGGELPRGPQAGLGPRRSQQGPRKEPRKIIATVLMTEDIKLNKAEKAWKPSSKRTAADKDRGEEDADGSKTQDLFRRVRSILNKLTPQMFQQLMKQVTQLAIDTEERLKGVIDLIFEKAISEPNFSVAYANMCRCLMALKVPTTEKPTVTVNFRKLLLNRCQKEFEKDKDDDEVFEKKQKEMDEAATAEERGRLKEELEEARDIARRRSLGNIKFIGELFKLKMLTEAIMHDCVVKLLKNHDEESLECLCRLLTTIGKDLDFEKAKPRMDQYFNQMEKIIKEKKTSSRIRFMLQDVLDLRRSNWVPRRGDQGPKTIDQIHKEAEMEEHWEHVKVQQLMAKGSDKRRGGPPGPPISRGLPLVDDGGWNTVPISKGSRPIDTSRLTKITKPGSIDSNNQLFAPGGRLSWGKGSSGGSGAKPSDAASEAARPATSTLNRFSALQQAVPTENTDSRRVVQRSSLSRERGEKAGDRGDRLERSERGSERGDRLDRSRTPATKRSFSKEVEERSRERPSQPEGLRKAASLTEDRDRGRDAVKREATLPPVSPPKAALSEEELEKKSKAIIEEYLHLNDMKEAVQCVQELASPSLLFIFVRHGIESTLERSTIAREHMGRLLHQLLFAGHLSTAQYYQGLYEILELAEDMEIDIPHVWLYLAELITPILQEGGVPMGELFREITKPLRPMGKAASLLLEILGLLCKSMGPKKVGMLWREAGLSWKEFLPEGQDVSAFVAEQKVEYTLGEESEAPGQRMLSSEELSKQLEKLLKEGSSNQRVFDWIEANLSEQQVASNTLVRALMTAVCYSAIIFETPLRVDVAVLKARAKLLQKYLCDEQKELQALYALQALVVTLEQPANLLRMFFDALYDEDVVKEDAFYSWESSKDPAEQQGKGVALKSVTAFFKWLREAEEEESDHN is encoded by the exons cTGGCGCCTACTACCCAGCCCAGGGTGTGCAGCAGTTTCCCACTGGTGTGGCCCCCGCCCCAGTTTTGATGAACCAGCCACCCCAGATTGCTCCCAAGAGGGAGCGGAAGACC ATCCGAATTCGAGATCCAAACCAAGGAGGGAAGGATATCACAGAGGAGATCATGTCTGGGGCCCGTACCGCCtccacacccacccctccccag ACGGGAGGCGGTCTGGAGCCTCAAGCTAATGGGGAGACACCCCAGGTTGCTGTTGTTGTCCGGCCAG ATGACCGGTCCCAGGGAGCAGTCATTGGGAGCCGGCCGGGGCTGCCTGGCCCAGAGCACAGCCCTTCAGAATCCCAGCCTTCGTCACCTTGTCCGACCCCATCACCACCCCCAATCTTGGAACCGGGGTCTGAGCCTAATCTTGCAGTCCTCTCCATTCCTGGGGACACTGTGACAACGGGGATGATCCAGATGTCTGTAGAAGAATCCACCCCCATGCCCCGTGAAACTAGGGAGCCATATTGCCTCTCTCCAGAACCCACTCCCCTCGCCGAACCCATACTGGAAGTAGAAGTGACACTTAGCAAACCAATTCCAGAATCTGAGTTCTCTTCCAGTCCTCTCCAGGTTCCCACCCCCCTTACATCTCACAAAGTGGAAATTCTGCCTGAACCTAACGGCATGGTCTCATCTGAGGATCTGGAACCAGAGGTTGAGTCGAGCCCGGAGATTGCTCCTCTCCCTCCGCCAGCTTGTCCTTCTGAATCCCCCGTGCCCATTGCTCCAACTGCCCAACCTGAGGAACTGCTCAACGGAGCCCCCTCGCCACCAGCTGTGGACTTAAGCCCAGTCAGTGAGCCACAGGAGCAGGCCAAGGAGGTTACAGCATCAGTGGCTCCCCCCGCCGTCCTCTCTGCCACTCCAGCTATGGCTCCTCCAGCTGCTTCCCCCGcccaggaggaggaaatggaggaagaggaagaagatgaagaagaaggagaaacagGAGATGCTGAGggtgagaaaggaggagaggaactTCTTCCCCAAGAGAGCACCCCTGTTGCAGCCCACCTGCCTCAGAATTTGGAGGCAGCAGCAGCCACCCAAG TGGCAGTGTCTGTGCCAAAGAGGAGACGGAAAATTAAGGAGCTCAATAAGAAGGAGGCTGTAGGAGACCTTCTAGATGCCTTCAAGGAG GTGAGCCCAGGAGTACCAGAGGTGGAAAATCAGCCTCCTGTAGGCACCAGCCCTGGTCTGGAGCCTGAGGGCAGCAGTGTGCCCCCCCGGCCTGAGGAAGCAGATGAGACCTGGGACTCAAAGGAAGACAAAATTCACAATGCTGAGAACATCCAGCCAGGGGAGCAGAAGTATGAGTATAAGTCAG ATCAGTGGAAGCCTCTAAACCTTGAGGAGAAAAAGCGTTATGACCGTGAGTTCCTGCTTGGCTTTCAGTTCATCTTTGCCAGTATGCAGAAGCCAGAGGGATTGCCCCATATCAGCGATGTGGTGTTGGATAAG GCCAATAAAACACCACTACGGCCACTGGACCCCGCTAGACTTCAAGGCATAAATTGCGGCCCAGACTTCACTCCTTCCTTTGCCAACCTTGGCCGACCAGCCCTTAGCAACCGTGGGCCCCCAAGGGGTGGGCCAGGTGGGGAGCTGCCCCGAGGGCCG CAGGCTGGTCTGGGACCCCGACGCTCTCAGCAGGGCCCCCGAAAGGAACCACGCAAGATCATTGCCACGGTGTTAATGACTGAAGATATAAAGTTGAACAAAGCAGAGAAAGCCTGGAAACCCAGCAGCAAGCGGACAGCTGCTGATAAGGATCGAGGGGAAGAGGATGCTGATGGCAGCAAAACCCAG GACCTGTTCCGCAGGGTGCGCTCCATACTGAATAAGCTGACACCCCAGATGTTCCAGCAGCTGATGAAGCAGGTGACACAGCTGGCCATCGACACTGAGGAACGCCTCAAAGGGGTCATTGACCTCATCTTCGAGAAGGCCATTTCAGAGCCCAACTTCTCTGTGGCCTATGCCAACATGTGCCGCTGCCTCATGGCG CTGAAAGTGCCCACTACAGAAAAGCCAACAGTGACTGTGAACTTCCGAAAACTGTTGTTGAATCGATGTCAGAAGGagtttgagaaagacaaagatgatgATGAGGTTTTTgagaagaagcaaaaagaaatggatgaagCTGCTACG GCAGAAGAACGAGGACGCCTGAAGGAAGAGTTGGAAGAGGCTCGAGACATAGCCCGGCGGCGCTCTTTAGGGAATATCAAGTTTATTGGGGAGTTGTTTAAGCTGAAGATGTTAACGGAGGCAATAATGCATGACTGTGTGGTTAAACTACTTAAGAACCATGATGAAGAGTCTCTTGAATGCCTTTGTCGTCTGCTCACTACCATTGGCAAAGATCTGGACTTTGAAAAAGCCAAG CCCCGGATGGATCAGTATTTCAACCAGATGGaaaaaatcattaaggaaaaGAAGACTTCATCCCGAATCCGCTTTATGCTGCAAGACGTGCTGGATCTGCGACGG AGCAATTGGGTGCCACGTCGTGGGGACCAGGGTCCCAAGACCATTGACCAGATCCACAAGGAGGCTGAGATGGAGGAGCACTGGGAACATGTAAAAGTGCAGCAGCTAATGGCCAAGGGCAGCGACAAGCGTCGGGGTGGCCCTCCAGGCCCACCTATTA GCCGAGGCCTCCCACTTGTGGATGATGGTGGCTGGAACACAGTCCCCATCAGCAAGGGCAGCCGCCCTATCGACACCTCACGGCTCACCAAGATCACGAAG cCCGGCTCCATTGATTCTAACAACCAGCTCTTTGCACCTGGTGGGCGATTGAGCTGGGGCAAGGGCAGCAGTGGAGGCTCAGGAGCCAAGCCCTCTGATGCAG CATCAGAAGCTGCTCGTCCAGCTACTAGTACCTTGAACCGCTTCTCAGCCCTTCAACAAGCAGTACCTACAGAAAATACAGATAGCAGACGTGTGGTACAGAG GAGTAGCTTGAGCCGGGAAAGAGGTGAGAAAGCCGGGGACCGGGGAGACCGCCTAGAGCGGAGTGAACGGGGAAGTGAGCGTGGAGACCGGCTCGATCGCTCTCGGACACCTGCCACCAAGCGGAGCTTCAGCAAGGAAGTGGAAGAACGGAGTAGAGAGCGGCCCTCCCAGCCTGAGGGACTGCGCAAGGCAGCTAGCCTCACGGAGGATCGGGACCGTGGGCGTGATGCTG tgaaGCGAGAAGCCACCCTGCCCCCGGTGAGCCCCCCAAAGGCTGCACTCTCTGAGGAAGAGCtggaaaagaaatccaaagccATTATCGAAGAATATCTCCATCTCAATGACATGAAG GAGGCAGTGCAGTGCGTACAGGAGCTGGCCTCACCCTCCCTGCTCTTCATCTTTGTGCGGCATGGCATCGAGTCAACACTGGAGCGCAGCACTATCGCTCGTGAGCATATGGGGCGGCTGCTGCACCAGCTGCTCTTTGCCGGGCACCTCTCCACTGCTCAGTACTACCAAGG TTTGTATGAAATCCTAGAATTGGCTGAAGACATGGAAATTGACATCCCCCATGTGTGGCTCTACCTAGCAGAACTCATAACGCCCATTCTGCAGGAGGGTGGAGTACCTATGGGGGAACTGTTCAG GGAGATTACAAAACCTCTGAGACCCATGGGCAAAGCTGCTTCTCTGTTGCTGGAGATCCTGGGGCTTCTATGTAAAAGCATG GGTCCCAAAAAGGTGGGGATGCTGTGGCGAGAAGCTGGACTCAGCTGGAAAGAATTTCTACCTGAAGGCCAGGACGTCAGTGCGTTTGTCGCTGAACAG AAGGTGGAGTATACCTTGGGCGAGGAGTCTGAAGCCCCCGGCCAGAGGATGCTCTCCTCTGAGGAGCTGAGCAAACAGTTGGAGAAGCTGCTGAAGGAGGGCAGCAGTAACCAACGGGTGTTTGACTGGATAGAG GCCAACCTGAGTGAGCAGCAGGTAGCATCCAACACACTAGTTCGGGCCCTCATGACAGCTGTCTGCTATTCTGCAATTATCT TTGAGACGCCCCTCCGAGTGGATGTCGCGGTGCTGAAAGCTCGAGCGAAACTGCTACAGAAATACTTATGTGATGAACAGAAGGAGTTGCAAGCGCTCTACGCCCTCCAGGCCCTTGTAGTGACCTTAGAACAGCCCGCCA ACCTGCTTCGGATGTTCTTTGATGCGCTGTATGACGAGGACGTGGTGAAAGAGGATGCCTTCTACAGCTGGGAGAGTAGCAAGGACCCCGCTGAGCAACAGGGCAAGGGCGTAGCCCTTAAATCTGTCACAGCCTTCTTCAAGTGGCTTCGTGAAGCGGAGGAGGAGGAGTCTGACCACAACTGA